The nucleotide sequence CGACTACCCCATTTGCTTTCCCGGCGAATCTGGCCGCGCCGTACCGTGGGGACAAATGCCTCGAGACCGCGACGTTGATGCCTGCCCGGGTGCGCTGCAGGTGCACCCGGCGGCCGACGGCGCGATGGCCCGGATCCGGTTGCCCGGCGGCATGATTACCGCGGCACAGCTGGCCGCGCTGGCCGACGTCTCGACCCGGTGGGGCTCGGGCACCTTGGAGCTGACGGCACGCGGCAACGTGCAGGTGCGCGGGATCAGCGAGGTGACCGCGGCCGGCGACGCCATCGCCGCCGCCGGGCTCCTGCCGTCGGCGACGCACGAAAGGGTCCGCAACATCGTCGCGTCGCCGCTGTCCGGGCGGGTTGGCGGCGGCGTCGACGTGCGGGGCTGGGTGGGCCAACTGGATGCGGCGCTGTGCGCCGAACCCCGCCTCGCGGAGCTGGGCGGGCGATTTTGGTTCAGTCTGGACGACGGGCGTGGCGATGTGTCCGGGCTGGGCGCGGACGCCGGCGTGCACTCGTTCGACGACGGTTGTGCCCTGCTGCTGGCGGGCAGGGACACCGGCGTCCGGCTGGAGGCCGGCGACATCGCCGGTGCGCTGGTCGACGTCGCGTTGCGCTTCCTGGAGGTGCGTGGAAATGCTTGGCGGGTAAGCGAATTGGATGACCTTCGGGACCTGGTACCCGAAGCCGACGTGCACGGCGCCGCATTCCCTCCGGTCGGTAAGGCACCGGTCGGCTGGATCCCGCAGACCGACGGCCGCGTCACGCTGGGCGCCGCTGTTCCGTTGGGCGTGCTGCCCGCCCGCGTCGCGGAGTATCTGGCCGCGATCGAGGCCCCGCTGGTGATCACGCCGTGGCGATCGGTGCTGGTGTGCGATTTGAGCGAAGAGGTGGCCGACGTCGCGCTCCGCGTGCTGGCGCCGCTGGGCCTGGTGTTCGACGAGAACTCCCCCTGGCTGACGGTCAGCGCCTGCACCGGCAGCCCCGGCTGCGCGCACTCGGCAGCCGACGTGCGAGCCGACGCGGCGGACGCGCTGGACGAGGGCTCCGGCACGCACCGCCACTTCGTCGGATGTGAACGCGCCTGCGGCAGCCCACCGATCGGTGAGGTGCTGCTGGCAACCGGCGACGGATACCGCCCGATACGGTGATCGGGTGCTCGACTATCTGCGCAACGCCGACGAGATCTACCGTCAGTCGTTCGCGACCATCCGGGCCGAGGCCGACCTGGCACGGTTCCCCGCCGACGTGGCGCGCATAGTGGTCCGGCTCATCCATACCTGCGGACAGGTCGACGTCGCCGACCACGTCGCCTACACCGCCGACGTGGTCGCACGGGCGCAGGCCGCGCTGCGCGCCGGCGCCCCGGTGCTATGCGATTCCTCGATGGTGGCCGCCGGCATCACCACCGCACGGCTGCCCGCCGACAACCAGGTGGTGTCGCTGGTCGCCGATCCGCGGGCGCCCGAGCTGGCCGCGCGTCGGCACACCACGCGCTCGGCGGCCGCCGTGGAGCTGTGGGCCGAGCGGCTGGCCGGCGCGGTGCTGGCGATCGGCAACGCGCCCACCGCGCTGTTCCGGCTGCTGGAACTGATCGACGAGGGCGTTTCGGCGCCGGTCGCGGTGCTGGGCGGGCCGGTCGGATTCGTCGGGTCGGCGCAGTCCAAGCAGGAGCTCATCGACGGCCCGCGCGGGATGTCGTACCTGGTGGTCACCGGCCGCCGCGGTGGCAGCGCCATGGCCGCCGCCGCCGTCAATGCGATTGCGGCCGAACAAGAATGACGCAGCGGGGCACGCTCTGGGGGGTTGGACTGGGGCCCGGCGACCCGGAGTTGGTCACCGTCAAGGCCGCCCGGGTGATCGGCGAGGCCGACGTGGTGGCCTACCACAGCGCGCGGCACGGGCGCAGCATCGCGCGCGGAATCGCCGAACCCTACCTGCGGCCCGGCCAGATCGAGGAACACCTGGTCTATCCGGTGACCGTCGAAACGACCGATCACCCCGGCGGGTACGCCGGCGCGCTCGAGGACTTCTACGCCGACGCCACCCGGCGCATCGCCGCACACCTCGACGCCGGGCGCAACGTGGCCCTGCTGGCCGAGGGCGACCCGCTGTTCTACAGCTCCTACATGCACCTGCACACCCGGCTCACGCAGCGGTTCGACGCCGTCATCGTGCCGGGCGTGACGTCGGTGAGCGCCGCGTCGGCGGCCATCGCCACACCGCTGGTGGCCGGGGACGAGGTGCTCACGGTGTTGCCCGGCACCCTGCCGGTCGCCGAACTGACCCGTCGGCTCGCCGACGCGGACGCCGCCGTCGTGCTTAAACTGGGCCGTTCGTATCACAATGTCCGCGAAGCGCTTTCGGCGTCCGGCCAGCTGGACGGCGCGTTCTATGTCGAACGCGCCAGCACCCCGGGGCAGCGCATATTGCCCGCCGCGGACGTCGACGAAACCAACGTGCCATATTTCTCGCTGGCCATGCTGCCGGGCGGGCGACGCGCGGTGGAACCGACGGCCGGCACGGTCGCGGTGGTCGGCCTGGGGCCCGGCGACCGCGATTGGATGACACCGCAGAGCCGCCGCGAGCTGGCCGCCGCGACCGATCTGATCGGTTACCGCGGCTACCTGGACCGGGTTCCGGTCCGCGACGGGCAGCGCCGCCATCCCAGCGACAACACCGACGAACCCGCCCGTGCGCGACTCGCCTGCACGCTGGCCGAACAAGGGCACACGGTCGCGGTGGTGTCCTCAGGCGATCCGGGAGTGTTCGCGATGGCCACCGCCGTCCTCGAAGAGGCCAAACAGTGGCCGCAGGTGCAGATCCGAGTGATTCCGGCGATGACCGCCGCCCAGGCCGTCGCCAGCCGGGTCGGCGCCCCCCTCGGTCACGACTATGCCGTGATCTCGTTGTCCGACCGGCTCAAGCCGTGGGACGTGATCGCCGAACGCCTGACCGCTGCGGCCGCCGCCGATCTGGTGCTGGCCATCTACAACCCCGCGTCCAAGACGCGGACCTGGCAGGTGGCCGCGATGCGCGACCTGCTGCTGGCGCACCGCGAACCCGGCACACCGGTGGTGGTCGGCCGCAACGTCTCGGGGCCCGACGAGGATGTCAAAGTGGTTCGGCTGGCCGATCTGAACCCCACCGATGTCGACATGCGCTGTCTGCTGATCGTCGGGTCGTCGCAAACCCAGTGGCACACAGTCGATTCCGGGGACCGGGTGTTCACGCCCCGGCGCTACCCGGGCTGACGTCACATCATGCTGGTTGGTTGTGCAATGCCGAAGTGGGTATTGGCATAGCGCTTGAGGCCAGCCGGACTGAAGTACACGTGCTGGTTGGCGGTGTGCAGATCCCGGAAGCATCGCTGCAGGGGTGGCTGGCATGCACCGCGCTCGCGCCGGTCAGGTCGAATGCCGTGTCGACTGCGCTGCGCGCCGCGCGCATCGCCTGTTGGGCGGCGAGTTGAAAGTCGGCGCGCTGCTCTAGCGAGGGCGGATCGCCGGCACGCGCCGAGTCCCAAAGTGCGCCAGCCGCCTCCAGAACGAAGGCCCGCGCGGAGCGCAGTTTGGCTTCCGCGCGCGCGAACGCGACCTGGGCGACGGGGTCGGCCGCGATCCGCTCGAACGTGCCTGCGCGCATCTTCGTTGTCGCGAGGTCGGTGAATTCGTCGAGCGCGCGTCGCCCGATGCCAAGCGGGACACCGACCAGCGCCACTCCCACCAGCGTGAAGAACGCCAGTCTCCACAGTGGTCCGTCGTGGCGGGCCGGTTCGAAGAAGGGGCTGATGGTGTGTTCTTCGGCAACGCGGAGACCATGGGCGACGACGTCGTTGCTGCCGGTGGCGCGCAGCCCCAGCACGTCCCAATTTTCGACGATGTCGGCGTTCGCGCGGGGAAAGAACGCGAGGCGCCAGTCCGGGCCTTGCTCGGGAATCATCCGCGGCGCATCGCCGTCGAAGACGAATATCCCGGCCAGCAACCATTCGGCATGGCGACAGCCACTGGCAAACGACCAACGGCCATCGAGGGCAAAGCGGCCGATGCCATCGGCGACCGCCCGCCCGGTGGGGGCGAACACCGTGGCCGCCAAAAAGTCTGCGTCCGAACCGAATAGGTCGTCGGCGACGGCGGGCTCGAGCCAAGCGGTAAATGCCGGCGCACCGGCGCCAATCGCCGCGATCCAACCCGCGGACCCGTCGGCGCGGGCCAATTCCTCGACCATCTCGATGAACTCAACGGGGGCCATTTCAAACCCGCCGAGCGAGCGCGGCTGCAAGGCGCGGAAGATGCCGACCTCGCGCATCCGCTCGACCAGATCGATCGGCATTGTTCCCAATGCCTCAGCCTCGTCGGCGCGTTTGGTGATCTCGGGGGCCACGGCACGCGCCACCGCGATGGAATGGTCGTTCGCCAGCGTGACAGGGACACGCGTCGCAGTTGTCATCTCGAGACTCCCATATTTGATACAGTCACTTGTAATAGATATAGGAGACTGTACTGAATTATGAAATCTGTCAAGAGCCAGCCTCCGCGCCGCTATAACTCGACGCGGCGCCGCGAACAGGCCGAAAAGAATCGACAAGCCATCCTTGCGGCCGCTCGACGGCGCTTCCTGGCCCACGGCTATGCGGCGACGACCATCGCAGCGATCGCGCAGGACGCCGGCGTCTCGGCCGAAACCGTCTACAAGAGCTTCGCGACCAAGGCGGGCGTGCTGAAAGCCCTCTTCGATGTGTCCGTCACCGGCGACGACGAACCAATCCCGATGGCCCAGCGAGACGTCATCCAGAACGTGCTCGACTCGCCCGACGCCGCACGCAAGATCGAGATCTACGTCAAGCACCTGGCGGCCACCATGCCGCGCAGCGCCCCAATCCAGCTGCTGGCTCGCGATGGCGCGGCATCGTCGGCCGACGCCGCGGAGGTCTGGAAGGAGATCCGGCACGAAACTCTCACCGCGATGACCATGTTCGCCGCCGACCTTGCCCGCACCAGACAGCTCCGGGTCAGTGCCGCACAAGCCCGCGACGTCCTATGGACGTATCACGCACCCGAGCTGTATGAGCTGCTCGTCCTCGAACGCGGTTGGTCCGCCGCCCGCTACGGCAAGTTCATCGCCCGTGCACTGAGCGACGCGTTGCTCGAAAACCGGAGATGACCCCTTGCCAACCGGACCGGCCTTCTTTGCGCGCGGACCACGCATACGCAACGATGCAGGGATGCGGTGTGAGGTTGCGCGCGAGGCGCTGTCGGCGCGGCTGGACGGCGAGCGGCCCGAGGTGCTGGCGCAGCAGGTCGACGCCCATCTGGAATCGTGCGGAGGCTGCCGCACCTGGCTGATCGGCGCGGCCGTGCAAAGTCGCCGGCTGGCCTCGATCGAGCCCGGGCACGGACCGGACCTGGTCGACAGGATCATGGCGAGTCTCAACGCGGAATCGACCCCGCGGCAACGCTGGCTGCGCGCGCTGCGGTCGAGCTACCGGCGCTGGGGCCTGATCGCCATCGGAGCGTTCCAGGTGGCGATCGCGGCGGCTCAGATCGGCGGATTCGATTTCGGCATGGTGTCCCACACGCACGGGGCGACGTCCGGCGAGCATCTGATGCACGAGTCCACGGCGTGGTTGCTGGCGTTGGGGCTGGCCATGATCGCGGCCGGTTTGTGGCCGGTCGCGGCGATCGGCGTCGCGGCGATCGTCGGCGCGTATTCGGTGGCGCTGGTGGGCTACGAGGTGGTCGACGTCTTCGAGGGCGAGGAGACCGTGGCACGGATCGCCAGTCACGTGCCCCTGCTGGTGGGCTTCGCGTTCGCGCTGCTGGTGGCGATGGAACGAATCGGGGCGCGCAGGCGGAGACCTTCGGAATCGTCCGACGCGCCGGACGAGGTTCCGGCTCAGCCGACCAATCGTCGCCGCGGACATCTGTGGCCCATCAACGCGGCTTCTACGACGACCCGTCGTAGATTCTCCGGAAGCACGGGACTAAGGTCTATGGCCATGACCGCGTCAAGCGACGACGAGGCCGTCACTGCACTCGCTCTGGCGGCTGCACGCGGCAACGAGGAGGCGCTCGAGGCGTTCATCAAGGCCACTCAGCGCGACGTGTGGCGGTTCGTCACCTATCTCTGCGACGCGGGCAATGCGGACGACTTGACTCAAGAAACCTTCCTGCGCGCGATCGGCGCCATCGAGCGGTTTTCGGGACGGTCCAGCGCCCGCACCTGGCTGTTGGCCATCGCTCGCCGCGTCGTCGCCGACCACATCCGCCACGTCCAATCGCGGCCCCGCACCGCCGCGGGTGGTTACCCCGAACACCTGCCGAGGGGCGATCGACACGCCCGCGGATTCGAGGACCTCGTCGAGGTGACCACGATGATCGCCGGCCTCAGCACCGAACAACGCGAAGCGCTGTTGCTCACGCAGCTCTTGGGGCTGCCCTATGCCGACGCCGCCGCGGTGTGCGGCTGTCCGGTGGGCACCATCCGATCCCGCGTCGCCCGTGCCCGCGACGCGCTGCTGGCCGACACCGACCGCAGCGACCTGACCGGCTAGCGCATCGCGGCAAGCCAGGCTGCCGCCTCTTGCACGGTACCCACCGTCGTTATGCCCTCCGGTAGTGGCGGCCGCGCCACCATCACCACCGGAATGCCAAGCGCGACAGCGGCATCCAGCTTCGGCCGGGTCATCTCACCGCCGCTGTTCTTGGTGACCAGCGCGTCGATCCGATGCCTGGTCAGGAGGTCGAGTTCGTCGTCGTAGTGGTACGGCCCGCGGGACAACACCAGCTGATGATGACGCGGCAAGTCGGTGTCCGGCTCGGTGACCGCGCGGATCAGAAACCACGCGTCGCTGCCGGCGAAGGCCTTGACACCGGAGCGGCCGGTGGTGAGAAACACCCGCGAAAAACGTTGTTCGGCAACGGCCTCCGCCGCACCGACATCCGATGCGACCACAATGGCGCCGCCCGGGTCCCACGGGGGGCGGGCCAGCACCAGATGCGGCAAACCAAGCTCGCGACACGCCCGCGCGGCATGCGCGGTCATGGTGGCCGCGAACGGGTGGGTGGCGTCGACGACGGCGTCGATGCGTTGCTCTTGCAGCCAACGCCGCAGGCCGTCGACGCCGCCGAAGCCGCCGATGCGCACGGCGCCGGCCGGCAGGGCGGGGTCCGGAACCCGCCCCGCCAGCGAGCTGATCACGTCGACATGCGGGTGCAGGCGCGCGGCCAACTGCCGGCCCTCGACCGTGCCACCGAGCAGCAGCACCCGCATCAGTGCGCCGGTCCGCTGCGGCGTGCGACCGAATACAGGTAGCTGTCGGTGAAGCCCTCGGCGGTCAGCACATCGCCGACGACGATCACGGCCGTCTTGGTGATGCCGGCGTCGTGCATCTGCCCGGCGATGCCGGACAGCGTGCCGCGCAGCACCGTCTGCTCGGGCCAGCTCGCGAAAGCGACCACGGCAGCGGGCGTTTCGGGTTGGTAGCCGCCGGCCAGCAGTTGCGGGACGATGGCGTCGATCTGTGCCGCGGCGAGGTGCAGCACCAGGGTGGCGCCGGACTGGGCCAGGCCGGCGAGTTCTTCGCCGGGCGGCATCGGTGTCGACAGGGTGGCCACCCTGGTCAGCGTCACGGTCTGCGCGACCCCCGGCACGGTCAGCTCGCGTTTGAGGGCGGCGGCGGCCGCGGCGAAAGCCGGTACGCCAGGCACGATTTCGTATCCGATGCCCAGCGCGTCGAGTCGGCGGCACTGCTCGGCCAGCGCGCTGTACAGCGACGGATCACCGGAGTGCAGGCGGGCCACGTCGTGGCCGGCGGCGTCGGCGCCGGCGAGTTCGTCGATGATCTGCTCGAGCGTCAGCGGGCCGGTGTCGACGATTTTCGCGCCGGGTGGGCAGTGCGCCAGCAGGTCGTCGGGCATGATCGACCCGGCGTAGAGGCACACCTGGCAGCGTTGCAGGAGGCGCTGTCCGCGAAGAGTGATCAGGTCCGCCGCGCCGGGGCCCGCGCCGATGAAATACACCGTCACTTGGTGAACACCCACTGCGTGACGGGCATCTGTGCGCGCCAGCCGGTGAACCCGCCCAGCGGCTCGCCGTGAAGGTGCTGGAATCGCCGCAGTTCACCGCCCAAGCTCGAATGAGCCTGCGCCAGTAGGGCTTCCGATTCTGTGGTAACCGCGTTGGCGACCAGGCGTCCCCCGGAAGGCAGCACGGGTAGGCAGGCGTCGAGCAGTCCGGGCTGGGTGAGGCCGCCGCCGATGAAGATCGCCCCCGGCGCATCGACGCCCTCGAACGCTTCCGGTGCGTCGCCGCGCACGTCGATGCCGACACCGAAGGCCGCGGCGTTGTGCTCGATGTTGCGGCGGCGCCGCTCGTCGCGTTCGAACGCCACCGCGGTGCAGCTTGGCCAACTGCGGCACCATTCGACGGCGATGCTGCCCGACCCCGCGCCGACGTCCCACAGCCGCTGCCCGGGCCGGGGCGCGAGCGCCGCCAACGTCACCGCGCGGATCCCCTGTTTGGTGATCTGCCCGTCGTGGGCGAAGGCGTCGTCGGGCAGCGGCGAGACGCGCTCGTCGGGCAGGTACCGCACGGCGACCACGTTGAGGTCGTCGACGTCGTCGGGCGCGCGAGCGGCCCACTGGCGCGCGGTGCCGTCGCGGCGACGTTCGGTTGGGCCGCCGAGTTGCTCGAGCACGCTGAATTCGGAGTTGCCGCCGCCGTGCGCATCGAGCAGCAGCGCGAGCGCCTTAGGCGTGGACCGGTCGCCGGACAGCACGATCGCCTGGCCGCCGCGGCGGATCGCAGTGGCCGGTGGTGCGGTGACCAGGCTGATCACCTCGGTGTCGTGCACGTTCCAGCCCATCCGCGCGCATGCCAGCGTCACCGCCGAGACGTGCGGCAACACCCTGACCCGGTCGGGCCCGTACAGCCGGATCAGCGTGCCGCCGATGCCGTGCAGCAGCGGGTCGCCGCTGGCGAGCACGTGGAGGTCGGCTCCGTCGACGGGGAGCGCCCGAAGCGCCGGCAGCAGCGGCGACGGCCACGGCCGGCGGGTGGCCCGCACGGTGTCGTCGAGCAGGTCGAGTTGCCGCTTGGAGCCGTAAATCACTGTGGCCCTGTGCAATTCGCGTCGAGACGCCTCGGCGAGCCCGGGCATGCCGTCGGCGCCGATCCCGACAATGACGATCATCTCGGCATCCTGCGCCAGACGAACTGGGGCAACAGCCGCACCGCGGTCCACAGTCGCAAGGTCCGCGGGATCCAGACGACGCGCCGCCCCCGGGCCAGCGCCCGCGCGGTCGCGGCGGCCACCTGCTGCGGGGTGCTGGCCAGCGGGGCGGGCGTCATGCCCTCCGTCATGCGCCCGATGACGAATCCCGGCCGCGCGATCAGCAGTCGCACGCCGGTGCCATGCAGGGCATCGGCCAGCCCGCTGGCGAAGCCGTCGAGGCCGGCCTTCGCCGAACCGTAGACGTAGTTCGCGCGGCGCACCCGCACACCGGCCACCGAGGAGAACACCACCAACGACCCCCGGCCCGCGGCGCGCATGACCGTCGCCAGGTGGGTGAGCAGGCTGACCTGGGCCACGTAGTCGGTGTGCACGATGGCCGCCGCGTGCGCGGCGTCGACCTCGGCGCGGGCCTGGTCGCCGAGGATCCCGAAGGCCAGCACGGCGGTGCCGATGGGGCCGTACTCGTCGACGATTGAGGCGATCAGCGGACCGTGCGAGGCCAGGTCGTCGGCGTCGAACTCCGTGGTGTGCACCGCCACCGCCCCGGCCGCGGTGAGCGCGGCCACCTGCTCGTCGAGGCGGTCGGCGTTGCGCGCGGCCAGGACCAGCGTCGCCCCCGGCGCCAAGCGCCGCGCGAGTTCGACGCCGATCTCGCTGCGGCCGCCCAGAATTAGTACCGGACCGGCGCCCGTGTCGTCCACGGCTGCGATTATCGCCTGCGCTAGCGTGAGGGGTGATGCCGCACACCACCACCCGACTCACCGACGACGCGCTCGCGTTCCTATCGGAACGTCATCTGGCGATGCTGACCACGTTGCGCGCCGACAATTCACCGCACGTGGTGGCGGTCGGCTTCACCTTCGACCCCAAGACCCACATCGCTCGGGTCATCACCACCGGCGGGTCACAAAAGGCGGTCAACGCCGACCGCGGCGGCGTCGCCGTGCTCAGCCAGGTCGACGGCGCCCGCTGGCTCTCGCTGGAGGGCCGGTCGGTCGTCAACAGTGAGATCGACGCCGTCCGCGACGCCGAGTTGCGTTACGCCCAGCGCTACCGCACCCCGCGCCCGAACCCGCGACGGGTCGTCATCGAGGTTCAGATCGAGCGGGTGCTCGGGTCGTCGGACCTGCTCGACCGCAGCAACAGCGCCTAGCTGTCGATCTCAGCGTCTCCTCAGTGTGGTTGCCGTAGTCATAGCCTGGTGAACGACGTGACGAGACAGGCGTTGACCAAGGTGCCCGCCGTCACCTTGGGCTTTTGGGTCATCAAGGTCTTGGCGACCACGTTGGGCGAGACGGGCGGGGACACCGTCACCATGACCCTGAACTGGAGCTACGTGGCCGGCGTCGTCCTTTTCGGCGTCACGCTGGTGGCGCTGGTCGCCGCGCAGATTCGCGCCGAGCGCTTCCACGCGGCCCTGTACTGGGCGACGATCGTGGCGTCGACCACGTTTGGCACGGTGCTGGCGGATTTCGCCGACCGGTCGCTCGGTATCGGCTACACCGGCGGTTCGCTGCTGCTGCTGGGTTGCCTGTTGGCCACCTTGGGAGTTTGGCGTTGGTCGCAGGGCACGGTGTCGGTGAGCACCGTTTCGACGCCGAAAGTCGAGGCGTTCTATTGGGCGACGATCACGTTTTCGCAGACGCTGGGCACCGCGCTCGGCGATTGGTTGGCCGACACCCGTGACTTCGGCTACGAGCGCGGCGCGCTGGTGTTCGCCGCGGCCCTGCTGGTGGTCGTGGCCGCGTACTACTGGACGGCGGTGTCGCGGGTCACGTTGTTTTGGGTGGCCTTCATCCTGACGCGACCGCTGGGCGCGACCGTGGGCGATTTCCTCGATAAACCGGTCGCCGATGGCGGTCTGGCGTTGAGCCGTCCGCTAGCCTCGGCGGCCATCGCGGCGCTGATCGTTACTTTGCTAGTTTTGCTTCCGCAACGCGCCGGACGCCACCCCGGCGCGACGACGACATGAGGGTCCTGCTCGTCGAGGACGAGCCGCGCTTGTCGGCGACGTTGTCCAGGGGCCTACGGGCGGAGGGTTTCGTCGTCGTGGTAGCCAGTACCGGCATCGACGGCCTACACGAGGCGGTCTCACACCCCTTCGACGTCGTGATTCTCGACATCATGCTGCCCGGTCACAGCGGGTACGAGGTGCTGCGCCGAATGCGCGCGCAGGACGTGTGGACACCGGTGCTGATGCTGACGGCCAAGGACGGCGAATACGACGAGACCGATGCATTCGATCTCGGGGCCGATGATTATCTGACGAAACCCTTTTCGTTTCGAGTGCTCGTGGCGCGGCTGCGCGCGTTGGAGCGTCGCGGCGCCCCGGAGCGGCCCGTGGTGTTGACCGCTGGCTCGCTGTCACTGGATCCGGCTCGGCATATCGTCCAACGCGATTCGACCCCAATCACGTTGACTCCCCGCGAGTATGGGCTACTGGAATTCCTCATGCGCAACAAGGACACGGTGGTGATCAAGGCCGAGATCTTGAGCAACGTGTGGGATGCGCACTATCAGGGCCCGGACAACGTCGTCGAGGTGTACGTGGGATATCTACGGCGCAAGATCGATGTTCCCTTTGGTACCAACACAATCGAGACGATTCGCGGCGCCGGCTACCGGTTGTTGTGCTGAGGCAACACGACATTCATCGTGGTCCCGCCGCCGGGACGATCGTCGATGGTCACTGTGCCGCCATGCGCGGCCACGACTTCGGCGACGATTGCCAGCCCCAGGCCGGTCCCTCCGCTGCAGCGGGCCCGGTCCGAGTCCAGCCGGACGAACCGCTCGAATACTCGGGCTCGCTCGGCGGGAGCGATGCCCGGGCCATCGTCGCTGACGCTGAGGGTGGCCTCGCCGTTTCGGCTGCCGACGTGGACATCGACGCGCGACTTCGCATGGCGCACAGCATTATCCACGAGATTGCGGATCACCCGCGACATCGCTGCCGGGTCGCCGGAAAAGCACATCGCCGACAAGTCGGTGTGGATCGCGCATCCGGATTCCCGCCGTGCCCGATTCACCTCGACCTCCGCAATGTCGCTGAGGAGCACCTCTTCTTTGCGCAATGTCAAGCTTTGCTCGTCGGCACGCGCGAGCAGCAGCAGATCCTCGATCAGCAGCCGCATGCGTTGCGCCTCCGGGAGCAGGGTGTTGATCGCGAGCTCTGTGTCGAGTAGCTCTGGGTGTGCCTCGGCGGATTCCAATCCGGAGATGATGGTGGCTAGCGGGCTGCGAAGTTCGTGGGAGGCGTCGCCGAGGAAGCGTTGCTGGGCGCGGTGGCCGGCTTCGAGACGTGACAGCATTTCGTTCATAGTCACTGCCAGAGCGGCGATCTCGTCGCGGCTGTCGGGCACGGGTACCCGCTCGGCCAAGTCGGACGTGGAGATTTCGGCCACTCGGTTCCGGATCGCGTCCACCGATTTCAGTGAGCGATTGACGAGGTTGTAGGTCGCCGCTGCCGCTACCACGACGATGAGCGGTGCGCCACAAGCCAACAGCACCGCCACGGTCCGCGCAGTCCCTTCGACCGCCTCGCTGCCCCCGCCGACGATGACCGTGTACTCACCGGAGGGCGTGTTGACCCGCTGTCCGCTCAACCGCATGTCG is from Mycobacterium conspicuum and encodes:
- the cobM gene encoding precorrin-4 C(11)-methyltransferase, whose protein sequence is MTVYFIGAGPGAADLITLRGQRLLQRCQVCLYAGSIMPDDLLAHCPPGAKIVDTGPLTLEQIIDELAGADAAGHDVARLHSGDPSLYSALAEQCRRLDALGIGYEIVPGVPAFAAAAAALKRELTVPGVAQTVTLTRVATLSTPMPPGEELAGLAQSGATLVLHLAAAQIDAIVPQLLAGGYQPETPAAVVAFASWPEQTVLRGTLSGIAGQMHDAGITKTAVIVVGDVLTAEGFTDSYLYSVARRSGPAH
- the cobG gene encoding precorrin-3B synthase, with translation MPRDRDVDACPGALQVHPAADGAMARIRLPGGMITAAQLAALADVSTRWGSGTLELTARGNVQVRGISEVTAAGDAIAAAGLLPSATHERVRNIVASPLSGRVGGGVDVRGWVGQLDAALCAEPRLAELGGRFWFSLDDGRGDVSGLGADAGVHSFDDGCALLLAGRDTGVRLEAGDIAGALVDVALRFLEVRGNAWRVSELDDLRDLVPEADVHGAAFPPVGKAPVGWIPQTDGRVTLGAAVPLGVLPARVAEYLAAIEAPLVITPWRSVLVCDLSEEVADVALRVLAPLGLVFDENSPWLTVSACTGSPGCAHSAADVRADAADALDEGSGTHRHFVGCERACGSPPIGEVLLATGDGYRPIR
- a CDS encoding precorrin-8X methylmutase; translated protein: MLDYLRNADEIYRQSFATIRAEADLARFPADVARIVVRLIHTCGQVDVADHVAYTADVVARAQAALRAGAPVLCDSSMVAAGITTARLPADNQVVSLVADPRAPELAARRHTTRSAAAVELWAERLAGAVLAIGNAPTALFRLLELIDEGVSAPVAVLGGPVGFVGSAQSKQELIDGPRGMSYLVVTGRRGGSAMAAAAVNAIAAEQE
- a CDS encoding acyl-CoA dehydrogenase family protein, giving the protein MTTATRVPVTLANDHSIAVARAVAPEITKRADEAEALGTMPIDLVERMREVGIFRALQPRSLGGFEMAPVEFIEMVEELARADGSAGWIAAIGAGAPAFTAWLEPAVADDLFGSDADFLAATVFAPTGRAVADGIGRFALDGRWSFASGCRHAEWLLAGIFVFDGDAPRMIPEQGPDWRLAFFPRANADIVENWDVLGLRATGSNDVVAHGLRVAEEHTISPFFEPARHDGPLWRLAFFTLVGVALVGVPLGIGRRALDEFTDLATTKMRAGTFERIAADPVAQVAFARAEAKLRSARAFVLEAAGALWDSARAGDPPSLEQRADFQLAAQQAMRAARSAVDTAFDLTGASAVHASHPCSDASGICTPPTSTCTSVRLASSAMPIPTSALHNQPA
- the sigC gene encoding RNA polymerase sigma factor SigC, which gives rise to MTASSDDEAVTALALAAARGNEEALEAFIKATQRDVWRFVTYLCDAGNADDLTQETFLRAIGAIERFSGRSSARTWLLAIARRVVADHIRHVQSRPRTAAGGYPEHLPRGDRHARGFEDLVEVTTMIAGLSTEQREALLLTQLLGLPYADAAAVCGCPVGTIRSRVARARDALLADTDRSDLTG
- a CDS encoding precorrin-2 C(20)-methyltransferase, whose protein sequence is MTQRGTLWGVGLGPGDPELVTVKAARVIGEADVVAYHSARHGRSIARGIAEPYLRPGQIEEHLVYPVTVETTDHPGGYAGALEDFYADATRRIAAHLDAGRNVALLAEGDPLFYSSYMHLHTRLTQRFDAVIVPGVTSVSAASAAIATPLVAGDEVLTVLPGTLPVAELTRRLADADAAVVLKLGRSYHNVREALSASGQLDGAFYVERASTPGQRILPAADVDETNVPYFSLAMLPGGRRAVEPTAGTVAVVGLGPGDRDWMTPQSRRELAAATDLIGYRGYLDRVPVRDGQRRHPSDNTDEPARARLACTLAEQGHTVAVVSSGDPGVFAMATAVLEEAKQWPQVQIRVIPAMTAAQAVASRVGAPLGHDYAVISLSDRLKPWDVIAERLTAAAAADLVLAIYNPASKTRTWQVAAMRDLLLAHREPGTPVVVGRNVSGPDEDVKVVRLADLNPTDVDMRCLLIVGSSQTQWHTVDSGDRVFTPRRYPG
- a CDS encoding cobalt-precorrin-6A reductase; amino-acid sequence: MRVLLLGGTVEGRQLAARLHPHVDVISSLAGRVPDPALPAGAVRIGGFGGVDGLRRWLQEQRIDAVVDATHPFAATMTAHAARACRELGLPHLVLARPPWDPGGAIVVASDVGAAEAVAEQRFSRVFLTTGRSGVKAFAGSDAWFLIRAVTEPDTDLPRHHQLVLSRGPYHYDDELDLLTRHRIDALVTKNSGGEMTRPKLDAAVALGIPVVMVARPPLPEGITTVGTVQEAAAWLAAMR
- a CDS encoding TetR/AcrR family transcriptional regulator yields the protein MKSVKSQPPRRYNSTRRREQAEKNRQAILAAARRRFLAHGYAATTIAAIAQDAGVSAETVYKSFATKAGVLKALFDVSVTGDDEPIPMAQRDVIQNVLDSPDAARKIEIYVKHLAATMPRSAPIQLLARDGAASSADAAEVWKEIRHETLTAMTMFAADLARTRQLRVSAAQARDVLWTYHAPELYELLVLERGWSAARYGKFIARALSDALLENRR